The sequence below is a genomic window from Sorangiineae bacterium MSr12523.
ACCATCGGATCGCGCGCATCGAAGCCATCTTCGAAGAGGGGCTCGGGATGTCGCGTCCACGTCCAGAGGTCGTTCGACGTGGCCAGGCGGATGCGGTAGCGCGTGTGGTCCTCGGCGCCGGCGCAATAGAACATGTAGTACGTGCCCTCGTGCAGCAGGACGTACGGCGCCCAGAGCAAGCTTTCGCCGTACGCCGGATCGGCGACCAACGCCGGAGGCTGCTTCTGCCAAGGCCCGCCGGTCAGGGATGCCGACGTCGCATGGGCGAAGGATTTCTCGTCGAGCGGGGCAGCAGGCTCCGGGTGCGTGATGCCGAACAGATGCCACGTGCCATCCGGACCTCGGACGAATGCGTGGTCGTTGATGTACCAAGGCTCCGATTCTCCGACGCTCGGATCGTAAATCCGGAAGAACGGATCCGACGTCACCTCGTACTCGTTCGAGCAAGTCATGGATCCATGGTAACGTTTGTCCCGTGGCTGCGAACGAACGCGCGGAAGAAGCTGCACGCTGGCTCGAGGGTAAGACGACGGAGATGGAAGAGGCGCTTCGCCCTTTGGTGGAGCAAAATTCCTTCACCGACAACGCGGAGGGTGGCCGCATCGTGGGGGCGCGTCTGCGCGAGCAGACCTTTGCCATCCCTGGCCTTCGCTGCGCGGTGCATCCGAGCCAGCGCTACGCGGATCACCTGGTGTTTTCGAGCGAAGGTGCCGCCGGCGCTTCGCCCATCGCGCTGGTGGGGCACCTCGATACGGTGTTTCCGCCGGGGACCTTCGAGGGCTACCGCCGCGATGGGGCGCTCGCGCGCGGTCCCGGCGTGCTCGATATGAAGGGTGGGCTCGTGGTGGTGGCCTTCGCGCTGCGCGCCGTCGCCGAAACGGCGGGCCTCGATGCGATTCCGGCCCTGCGCCTCGTCATCGTGGCCGATGAAGAGGTGGGCTCGCCCGAAGGCTACCGCGTGATTCAAGACGCCGCGCGCGGTTCGGTGTCTGCGCTCGTCTTCGAGGCCGGTCGCAAGGCCGACGCGATCATCACGCGCCGGAAGGGAACGGCGGGCATCACCGCGATTGCCTCGGGCAAGGCCGCACACGCGGGGGCCAACCACCGCGATGGGGTCAACGCCATCTGGGCACTGTCGCGCTTCATCGACAAGGCGCAAGGTTGGACGGACTACGATCGCGGCATCACCGTCAATTGCGGCAAGATCGGGGGAGGGCAGGGCAAGAACACGGTGCCCGACCACGCCGAGGCCCTCTTCGATGCGCGCTTCGTCACGAATGCCGATGCGGATCGCCTCATGGCCGCCTTTCACGAGGCCGCCGCCGAGGCCGGGCGGGACATCGCCGGTGCGAGCGTCCGCATCGAGGGTGGCATCGCCCGCCGCCCGCTCGAGCGTACCGACGCCAGCGCGGCGCTCCTTCGGGCGTACGGTGACTGCGCCCGCGCTTCCGGCTTGGGCGACGGCGAGGCCGCGCTCATCGGCGGTGGCTCGGACGCGAGCACCACGGCGGACATCGGCATCCCGTCCATCGACGGACTTGGTCCGCGCGGCACCGGCTTTCACACGAAGGACGAGCTCATCGAGGTCGACACTCTCGTTCCCAAGGCGCAGGCCCTCGCGCGGTATCTCCTTGCCGTGTTGGCGGTGCTCGTCCTCACCGGCTGCGCGCACGCAAGGACGCCCGAAGAGGAGCCCACGCCCGAAATCCGCGTCGTCCCGGGCGCGGCGTCGCGCTCCCTCTGGATAGGCCATTCCTTGGACGGCGGCGCAGTGGACGGCGGCGACGCCGGCGACGCGGGCTGACGCGGCGACGTGCTAGCGTCCGGCCGCCATGGCCAAAGCGAAAGATAGCGTCACGGTTCTCGCGTACGCGAAGTGCTCCACCTGCATCAACGCCCTCAAGTGGCTCAAATCCCACGGGATCGAGCCGCAGGTGCGCCCCATCGTCGACGAGCCGCCCACTTCGGCCGAGTTGGCCAAGTGGATCCCGGCCAGCGGCATCGGCGTGCGCAAATGGCTCAACACGAGCGGCCAGAGCTACCGCGCGCTGGGGAAGACCAAGTTCGACGCCGCGTCGGACGCCGAAATCGCGCGGTGGCTGACCGAAGATGGCAAACTCGTCAAGCGTCCCGTGCTCGTGAAAGGCTCGCAAGTGCTCGTGGGCTTCCGTGAAGAAGCGTACGCAGAGCTTTTCGGATGAATCGGGCTTGCGCTTATGAGCGGTTCGACTAGCTTGGCGCCCGCTTCACCGCATCACGAGAAGCACGGGGCGTAGCGCAGCCTGGTTAGCGCACCAGACTGGGGGTCTGGGGGTCGGTGGTTCGAATCCACTCGCCCCGACTGTAAAAAGGTCGGGTTCCCTTATCAACGAGCCAAGCAGCGATTCGGTCATGCGACCGAATCCTGCCGGAACTCGGTGGCCCGGCACGATGCGGGGGGCGCGGAGCCCACGCCGACTTCGGCAACGATCTCGCGCAGCACCGCGCCGTTGTAGTGGTCGCGTACCTGCGCGTAGATGCAATTCTTGATCGCGCGTGTGCCAAAGCGGCTCTTCTCGATGTCCGCGTCCATGCCGAGGTGCACCACGCGCTTGCCGCGTTTCCTCGCGCGCACCACCATTTGATAGAGCGCCTGCCGGTACGCGCCATGACTGAGCACGTAGCGGTAATCGAATCCGCACAGGAACGGTGCGTAGTGCTCGCCATGGACATGGGCGGCGTACCACGCGATGGGCAGGCCATCGGCCGGACCTCCCGCCGATGCAGGCAAGCGCAACGTGACCACCTCCCACGCCGGTGACGCGAGAAATGCCGCCACCATGTCCTCGGGCAACTCGTACACGTTCAACCGGCGCTTTCGCGTCGCGACGTTGCGGTAAAGCCGCCACAAGTGCGCCTGCTCCGCGGCGTCGAGAGGCTGGCGTTGGTCGCTGCCCGCGCCGTGGGAACGCACGTCGAACAGGGCGGCGCGGTCGATCTGCAGGCGCAAATGCTGCCGCTTTCGCTTGGAAAGCGTGGCGGCGAGCTCGTTCTCGTCCTTCCAATGGATCTCGAGCCGGTGCGAATCGAGCATCGGCATCTTGACGAAGCCGCGGTCGAGCATGAACGCATCCATCTCCACATCGCCGTCGGGCATGTCGCGGAGCATGAACATGTTCGCCTGGGCGGCCTCGTATTGCTCGTGGCCGAGGTGAAGCATCCAATCGAGTGCCGCCCGCCACGGGCCGCGCCGGTCGAGGTAAATATGGTTGCCCTCGGAAAGGGGCGAGCCGGTCATGATGACCTCGGACGAGAGAAAGTGCGGCTGGCGCGCGCGCCGTGCCTCCACGGCCTCCGACACCTCGGCGCGCATCAACATGTCGTCCTTGTTCAGGCTTTGCGTGAAGTGCGTGACGCAAACGGGGTTTCCGTTCTGCTCGCGGATGACCACGTACCAGAATTTCCAATTGTGCTGAGGTTCCCGCTGATTCGAAAAGAGCTTCTCGGCCGTGGCCATGGCATCCCAACTGCAGGCGCCCACGCCTCCGAGCGTCCCGTTCCACAGCGTGCGATCCACCTCGTGGATCGTGCGGCTCACTTGCACCATGAGCGGGGCGGCCATCGTGACCGGCCGCCGTGGCCGCCGGGATGGCGCGCGCTCGTACGCGCTGCTGCGCAGCGACTCCGAGGGGACCGCGTGCTCGAAGAGACCATCGAGCTCGCGCCGTGAGAGACCCTCGCGCGCCATGACGTCCGGCACGTGCCGGGCGAGCGCGGAGACCACGCGCGCCACATCTTCCGGCGTATGGGCGCTGGTCAGTGCGAGCCGGATGCCCGCCCGCTTCATGGGCACCGAGGGATAAATCGACACGTTGACGTAAAGGCCTTCGGCCATCAGCCGCTCGGCCACCGCAAAGGCCACTCGGGGTAGCCCGAGTCGCATGAAGAAAATGGGCGACTCGTTCTCGACCAAGAGCGGCAAGCCGGCCTCCTTGATGAGGCGATTGCACAGGTCCACCCGATCGCGAAGCTCGTTCTGGCGCTTCACGATCTCCTCGGACAAGTGCACGCGCGCCGATGCCAGCGCTGCGCCGAGCATCGGCGGCTGCAGCGGCCCCGAAAAGAGCATGGGTCCACCGCACATGCGCACCCGCTCGCGTTCCTGCGGATCGGTAAACACCGCCACCGCGCCACCGGCCGCGAACGCCTTCACCATCGAGGTGACCAGCACGATGCGCGGACTCAGGGGCATGCGCGACAAGAAGCTGCCGCGCCCGTGCCGGCCGGCCCAGCTCATTCCATGCGCATCGTCGACGTAAATGCGCACGTTCGGCGCGATGTCCAAAAGCTGCTGCAGGAGGCGAACCGGCGCGAGATCGCCGTACATGCTGTAGACGCCATCGCAGGCAAACCATACCGTGCGCATGCGTCGCGCGAGCCGCGCCACCAAGTCGCATGCGCGTTCCAGCTCTCCGTGGCGCACGACCTCCACGCGCGTGCCGGCTGCGCGCGCCATGGTGGCGCCGACCTGCACGCTCTGGTGCACTTGATGATCGAGGATCAGCGCGTCCTTCTCACTGGCCAGCACCGGAAGAACGCACTGGTGACCCAAGGTCGTAGTGGGAACGACCAGCGCATGCCCGTCGAAAATTTGCGAAAGCCGCGCTTCGAGCTCCTCGTATGGCGGCGCCGAAAGGTACCCGCGCGACGAAGAAAACTGGGTGCCATATCGGTCGACTGCATCGTGCACGCCCTGCACCAGCGCAGGATGATTCTCCAGCGAAAGGTACGAACACGACGAGAATGACAGCAGATGGCGTCCGTTGACGGTGACCTGCCGTTCCATCAGCGCATCATCGGTGCATTGTTGAAAAAAGAGCTTTCGCCGGCGCGCTTCGCCGTGAATCTCTTCGACGATCTGCAAGTGCTCGGAAGCTTCCATGCTCGGCTCTCGGTAAGCGACAGCGTTTTCGCTGTGGCGAAAGAATGG
It includes:
- a CDS encoding M20/M25/M40 family metallo-hydrolase, producing MAANERAEEAARWLEGKTTEMEEALRPLVEQNSFTDNAEGGRIVGARLREQTFAIPGLRCAVHPSQRYADHLVFSSEGAAGASPIALVGHLDTVFPPGTFEGYRRDGALARGPGVLDMKGGLVVVAFALRAVAETAGLDAIPALRLVIVADEEVGSPEGYRVIQDAARGSVSALVFEAGRKADAIITRRKGTAGITAIASGKAAHAGANHRDGVNAIWALSRFIDKAQGWTDYDRGITVNCGKIGGGQGKNTVPDHAEALFDARFVTNADADRLMAAFHEAAAEAGRDIAGASVRIEGGIARRPLERTDASAALLRAYGDCARASGLGDGEAALIGGGSDASTTADIGIPSIDGLGPRGTGFHTKDELIEVDTLVPKAQALARYLLAVLAVLVLTGCAHARTPEEEPTPEIRVVPGAASRSLWIGHSLDGGAVDGGDAGDAG
- a CDS encoding Spx/MgsR family RNA polymerase-binding regulatory protein, producing the protein MAKAKDSVTVLAYAKCSTCINALKWLKSHGIEPQVRPIVDEPPTSAELAKWIPASGIGVRKWLNTSGQSYRALGKTKFDAASDAEIARWLTEDGKLVKRPVLVKGSQVLVGFREEAYAELFG
- a CDS encoding bifunctional aminotransferase class I/II-fold pyridoxal phosphate-dependent enzyme/GNAT family N-acetyltransferase, giving the protein MEASEHLQIVEEIHGEARRRKLFFQQCTDDALMERQVTVNGRHLLSFSSCSYLSLENHPALVQGVHDAVDRYGTQFSSSRGYLSAPPYEELEARLSQIFDGHALVVPTTTLGHQCVLPVLASEKDALILDHQVHQSVQVGATMARAAGTRVEVVRHGELERACDLVARLARRMRTVWFACDGVYSMYGDLAPVRLLQQLLDIAPNVRIYVDDAHGMSWAGRHGRGSFLSRMPLSPRIVLVTSMVKAFAAGGAVAVFTDPQERERVRMCGGPMLFSGPLQPPMLGAALASARVHLSEEIVKRQNELRDRVDLCNRLIKEAGLPLLVENESPIFFMRLGLPRVAFAVAERLMAEGLYVNVSIYPSVPMKRAGIRLALTSAHTPEDVARVVSALARHVPDVMAREGLSRRELDGLFEHAVPSESLRSSAYERAPSRRPRRPVTMAAPLMVQVSRTIHEVDRTLWNGTLGGVGACSWDAMATAEKLFSNQREPQHNWKFWYVVIREQNGNPVCVTHFTQSLNKDDMLMRAEVSEAVEARRARQPHFLSSEVIMTGSPLSEGNHIYLDRRGPWRAALDWMLHLGHEQYEAAQANMFMLRDMPDGDVEMDAFMLDRGFVKMPMLDSHRLEIHWKDENELAATLSKRKRQHLRLQIDRAALFDVRSHGAGSDQRQPLDAAEQAHLWRLYRNVATRKRRLNVYELPEDMVAAFLASPAWEVVTLRLPASAGGPADGLPIAWYAAHVHGEHYAPFLCGFDYRYVLSHGAYRQALYQMVVRARKRGKRVVHLGMDADIEKSRFGTRAIKNCIYAQVRDHYNGAVLREIVAEVGVGSAPPASCRATEFRQDSVA